In one window of Anomalospiza imberbis isolate Cuckoo-Finch-1a 21T00152 unplaced genomic scaffold, ASM3175350v1 scaffold_801, whole genome shotgun sequence DNA:
- the LOC137467823 gene encoding maestro heat-like repeat-containing protein family member 7: MVRYIHQWLMANDSAEHRLNRTLLHLAEAQPNDAVMTLLRVAPSCDRAAMAMWKTIMSSPRTAKLAQRILLDVLGSWPKHSTCTSDGDKTGVFALAATVVMWKILQEPCVPHIVKVHSSRVLVHLLFQVFYSTEETPEEVDTFWKGCQEQHGLATSPNRFAVRTLKSLLCLEQYKDVVMAMERRCGWDTLLCADTQHYAVGLLAREMSCISIRSCSRIFRYLLQLLSTQEPRWDLPALAFLVEVLEHLDLSEREADRVLQIFSRHLQSECRERRRLALKGLLKLTDNPSTTKTMWSLTESLVELLRDADGEIVKITVMVLSFIILDSDRWIGSPIALQLAEALVLLFDLVRLCAPSHGHWVLPRHLVPCGFAGMRPAEPPRSPC; encoded by the exons ATGGTGAgatacatccaccagtggctcatggccaatgattctgctgagcacaggctgaacaggactCTGCTGCATCTCGCCGAAGCACAGCCAAATGACGCAGTAATGACACTCCTGCGTGTGGCCCcgtcctgtgacag AGCTGCCATGGCCATGTGGAAGACCATCATGTCCTCGCCCAGGACCGCGAAGCTGGCGCAGCGGATTCtcctggatgtgctggggagctggccgaagcacagcacgtgcacctccgatggggacaaaacgggtgtctttgccctagct gcaactgtggtgatgtggaagatcctccaggagccctgtgtcccacacATCGTGAAGGTGCACTCCTCCCGTGtacttgtgcatctgctcttccaagtgttctaCAGCACAGAAGAGACGCCAGAGGAGGttgataccttctggaagggatgccaggagcaacacggccttgccaccagccccaacag gtttgccgtgcggaccctgaagtccctgctgtgcctAGAGCAATACAAGGATGTGGTGATGGCAATGGAACgcaggtgtggctgggacacgctgctctgtgctgacacccagcactatgccgtgggtctgctggccag GGAGATGTCCTGCATCTCCATACGCTCGTGTTCCCGGATCTTTCGctatctgctccagctgctcagcacacaggagccacgctgggatcTGCCCgccctggcattccttgtggag GTCCTCGAGCACCTGGACTTGAGTGAACGCGAGGCTGACAGAGTCCTGCAAATCTTCtcaaggcacctgcagagcgagtgcagggagaggcgtcgcctggcaCTCAAGGGCCTTCTCAAGCTCACTGACAATCCCTCGacg accaaaacaatgtggagcctgactgaaagtcttgtggagctcctgcgggatgcagatggagagatTGTTAAGATAACAGTCATGGTACTCAGCTTTATAATCTTGGACAGCGACAGATGGATAGGCAGCCCCATCgccctgcagctggctgaggcacttgTGCTACTCTTTGACCTCGtaaggctctgtgcccccagccacggccactggGTACTGCCCAGACACTtggtgccctgtggatttgcaggcatgcgcccagctgagccccctcgCAGCCCATGCTGA